A stretch of the Bradyrhizobium sp. CCBAU 53351 genome encodes the following:
- a CDS encoding Crp/Fnr family transcriptional regulator: MMAPTPVDLEIAAEIPVFSGLEPQELAVLLGPANIFNLRPGHTLFRQGEPAQAFFVVMDGWIKLYRVTPAGDEAVLNVLTRGESLAEAVTFTAGRYPATASAVTAARVMVIPADHVIACIRQMPDVAIAMIASTSQHLHRMVQQIEQLMAQSATQRVAEFLASLAPRTRGPCTITLPYDKSLIAGRLGLKPESLSRVFAKLRMVGVDVRASNVVVRDMAQLCKLVACDRISARCPVKPRMMCPELSAPRAMRPEAKSVPA; this comes from the coding sequence ATGATGGCGCCCACTCCGGTTGATCTTGAGATCGCCGCGGAAATACCCGTCTTCAGCGGGCTCGAACCGCAAGAGCTCGCGGTCTTGCTGGGGCCCGCCAACATCTTCAACCTCCGTCCGGGTCATACGCTGTTTCGCCAGGGCGAGCCGGCCCAGGCCTTCTTTGTCGTCATGGATGGCTGGATCAAGCTGTATCGGGTCACCCCCGCCGGCGACGAGGCCGTCCTCAACGTGCTCACCAGGGGTGAGAGCTTGGCCGAGGCGGTCACATTCACGGCCGGCCGCTATCCAGCTACCGCCAGCGCCGTCACTGCGGCCCGTGTGATGGTCATTCCGGCCGACCACGTCATCGCCTGCATTCGCCAGATGCCTGACGTCGCGATCGCGATGATCGCGTCGACGTCGCAACATCTGCATCGAATGGTTCAGCAGATCGAGCAATTGATGGCGCAGAGCGCCACGCAGAGGGTGGCCGAGTTTCTCGCCTCGCTCGCGCCGCGCACCAGGGGGCCATGCACCATCACGCTGCCATACGACAAATCGCTGATCGCCGGCAGGCTCGGCCTGAAGCCGGAGTCGCTCTCGCGGGTGTTTGCCAAGCTGCGCATGGTGGGTGTCGATGTGCGCGCCTCGAACGTGGTGGTGCGCGACATGGCGCAGCTCTGCAAGCTCGTGGCCTGCGACCGGATCAGCGCGCGCTGCCCCGTGAAGCCGAGGATGATGTGCCCCGAGCTGTCCGCC